One part of the Terrimicrobium sacchariphilum genome encodes these proteins:
- a CDS encoding phage tail protein, whose product MEFSSGFMESPAVLADSRLTWLIAFPRSPRRVFVNNKQPAERPKDMPYLGEIKIWPVRFVPENWLPCDGRLLKVQEHQALFSIIENTYGGDGRKDFALPDLRGVFPIGSGTGSSGTRYLMGTRVSQETQSVVNHVTFDVPLPEHTHKAEFTWENAPSDPVQVVVNNAANSSASPGGNYLAVASGSGNPKVYGAKPTANPPATLAGVSGGTGGGIKSGTVTVSKEGIPNAKAAVDVTSTFKMLPPYLTLGFIICVEGGDYPPRREDDSMMP is encoded by the coding sequence ATGGAGTTTTCCTCCGGATTCATGGAGTCGCCTGCTGTATTAGCGGATTCCCGGTTGACATGGCTTATTGCATTTCCTAGAAGCCCCCGCAGGGTTTTCGTTAATAACAAACAACCAGCAGAAAGACCTAAAGATATGCCTTATCTCGGTGAGATCAAAATATGGCCAGTGCGATTTGTCCCTGAAAACTGGCTCCCCTGCGACGGAAGACTGTTGAAAGTTCAGGAACATCAGGCGCTTTTCAGCATCATCGAAAACACGTATGGAGGCGATGGCCGAAAGGACTTTGCCCTGCCCGATCTGCGCGGGGTCTTTCCGATCGGGTCCGGGACAGGTTCGAGCGGCACGCGCTATTTAATGGGCACAAGGGTCAGTCAAGAGACGCAGAGCGTCGTTAATCATGTCACCTTCGACGTCCCGCTCCCCGAACATACCCACAAGGCGGAGTTTACCTGGGAAAACGCCCCTTCGGACCCGGTTCAAGTCGTGGTTAACAATGCGGCCAACTCCTCGGCAAGCCCGGGCGGCAATTATCTGGCGGTAGCCTCGGGAAGTGGAAATCCCAAGGTCTACGGCGCCAAGCCGACCGCCAATCCCCCGGCCACGCTCGCCGGTGTCTCCGGAGGTACGGGCGGAGGAATCAAAAGCGGCACCGTTACCGTAAGCAAAGAAGGAATACCCAATGCGAAGGCGGCGGTGGATGTGACCTCGACCTTCAAGATGCTCCCCCCCTATCTGACCCTGGGATTCATTATCTGCGTCGAAGGAGGAGACTACCCTCCCCGTCGAGAGGATGATTCCATGATGCCCTAG
- a CDS encoding choice-of-anchor R domain-containing protein — MFSPIANGFSAAMVSNTNEDTSLQISMAQGITIATRFTTDSSESAFRLDSVTILMGFGSTTGGFRLSIYDDGAGIPGSLVGTLSGEDAPRLPGPHVYTSSSIQLAANSSYWVVADVTVPSSTFYWWATTSTAYEGPWSLSPGYKMEHYGWAEIDSSTPMLSIQASAVPEPATIAMLALAAAAVFARRFARRPARV, encoded by the coding sequence GTGTTTTCCCCCATCGCCAATGGCTTTTCCGCCGCGATGGTGAGCAACACGAATGAGGACACGTCCCTGCAGATTTCCATGGCTCAGGGCATAACGATTGCCACCCGCTTTACCACCGATAGCTCGGAGTCTGCGTTTCGGCTGGATTCCGTCACGATCCTTATGGGATTCGGCTCCACCACGGGCGGATTCCGCCTTTCGATTTACGATGATGGGGCGGGGATTCCCGGCAGCCTGGTGGGGACTCTCTCGGGCGAGGACGCTCCGAGGTTACCCGGCCCTCACGTCTACACGTCTTCGTCGATCCAGCTCGCGGCCAACTCCTCCTACTGGGTGGTCGCGGACGTCACTGTTCCCTCTTCGACCTTCTATTGGTGGGCCACCACCAGCACTGCCTACGAGGGGCCATGGTCGCTCTCTCCTGGTTACAAGATGGAACACTACGGATGGGCGGAGATCGACTCCAGCACCCCGATGCTGAGCATTCAGGCCAGCGCGGTGCCCGAACCCGCCACCATCGCGATGTTGGCGCTCGCGGCAGCGGCGGTCTTCGCGCGTCGCTTCGCGAGGCGACCGGCGCGGGTTTAA
- a CDS encoding PEP-CTERM sorting domain-containing protein: MLSVRGMNRLCMIGLAVLVMSVASARSAVLFTINAVSDVAQLGYTSGQSLTFQFLVSEDYSSAESYFSSTANNWVDEVASAHSLFTSITSPGLAGTYVATLDPYAWVANDDTGFLNLYVDTEVPSASIGVTTPDDTAIKKIDIGIDQAASWTFPNAAVTPGTYFALFQGSLNIGANTYFSMYSVGGDSYDFRVTSASVGVVPEPSAWALFGFGVLGLMGWRSLRRRSLISR, from the coding sequence ATGCTTAGCGTGCGCGGCATGAATCGTCTCTGCATGATCGGACTTGCGGTGCTCGTGATGTCCGTCGCGTCGGCCCGCTCAGCCGTGCTTTTCACCATCAACGCAGTTTCCGATGTCGCGCAGCTGGGCTACACGTCCGGGCAGTCGCTGACGTTTCAGTTCCTGGTCAGCGAGGATTATTCCAGCGCGGAATCTTACTTCAGCAGTACGGCGAATAATTGGGTGGACGAGGTTGCTTCCGCTCATTCGCTTTTCACATCCATCACGAGCCCCGGCCTCGCGGGGACCTACGTGGCGACTCTGGACCCTTATGCCTGGGTGGCAAATGATGATACCGGGTTCCTGAATCTCTACGTCGATACCGAGGTGCCGAGTGCTTCGATCGGCGTCACGACTCCCGATGATACGGCGATCAAGAAGATCGATATCGGAATTGACCAGGCCGCGTCCTGGACGTTTCCCAATGCGGCAGTCACTCCCGGCACGTACTTTGCCCTTTTTCAGGGCAGCCTCAATATCGGTGCCAATACCTACTTCTCCATGTACTCGGTCGGGGGCGACTCCTATGATTTCCGGGTGACGTCTGCCAGCGTCGGAGTGGTTCCCGAGCCGTCGGCCTGGGCGCTGTTCGGCTTCGGTGTGCTCGGTTTGATGGGGTGGCGTTCCCTCCGCCGCAGGTCCCTCATATCGAGGTAG
- a CDS encoding class I SAM-dependent methyltransferase: MAGKNPAPFSTQAQAEQYDQRFAKLAAMRDAAHLLIAATLSDLPADARILCVGAGTGAEILPLAARFPGWTFTAVDPSGPMLDVCRTRTAAFADRCTYHHGYLATLPAAREYHAATSILVSQFLTDPAERIDYFRTIAAHLRPGGTLIVSDLSTGPGGAVGEALIDDWMRLMLLADQTPEQIANLRTAYQTHVAILPAAEIATLLTRAGFEPPIPFLQTSLIHAWHTRVAE; this comes from the coding sequence ATGGCCGGAAAAAACCCCGCACCGTTCTCCACCCAAGCCCAGGCCGAGCAATACGACCAGCGCTTTGCCAAGCTCGCCGCGATGCGCGACGCCGCGCACCTCCTCATCGCCGCCACGCTCTCCGACCTCCCCGCCGATGCCCGCATTCTCTGCGTCGGCGCGGGCACCGGGGCCGAGATCCTGCCCCTCGCCGCGCGCTTCCCGGGCTGGACCTTTACCGCCGTCGACCCCTCCGGCCCCATGCTCGACGTCTGCCGCACCCGCACCGCCGCCTTCGCAGACCGCTGCACCTACCACCACGGCTACCTCGCCACCCTGCCCGCCGCGCGGGAATACCACGCCGCCACCTCCATCCTCGTCTCGCAATTCCTCACCGACCCGGCGGAGCGAATTGACTACTTCCGCACCATCGCCGCGCACCTCCGTCCCGGCGGCACCCTCATCGTCTCCGACCTCTCCACCGGCCCCGGCGGCGCAGTGGGCGAGGCTCTCATCGACGACTGGATGCGCCTCATGCTCCTGGCCGACCAGACCCCCGAGCAAATCGCCAACCTCCGCACCGCCTACCAGACCCACGTAGCGATCCTCCCCGCCGCCGAAATCGCCACCCTCCTCACCCGCGCCGGATTCGAGCCCCCCATCCCCTTCCTCCAAACCAGCCTCATCCACGCCTGGCATACGCGCGTCGCGGAGTAA
- a CDS encoding cation:proton antiporter domain-containing protein → MTPELLLQLLLAISVILGLARIVGALFVRCGQPAVVGEMVAGILLGPSFLGWVAPQVAAGVIPAAVKPFLYVLAEIGLIYFMFLVGLDVNLKVLRGKMSRALGISLSGVVVPFLLSFALCLVVMPFNAERGVSYVSLAVFIGAALSVTAFPVLARMLSDLGIARTRLGSMAIACASVDDICAWSLLAVAIAVVKLHNIDSAIPTFVGIVLFAAAMLTIGRWLAGWLMRRFAGSSGSVTPGVFTAVFVTVLLSAYATQRIGIDVIFGGFLVGVIVPRDNEAVTASLREKTHDFVSLFLLPIFFAYSGLNTNIGLLGSWQAAGVCVLVILVATLGKYGGVLVAARTLGGMPPREASALGWLMNTRGLTELVILNVGLQLGVISPAVFTMFVLMALATTFFSPIILERVYPTRLIRAED, encoded by the coding sequence ATGACTCCCGAGCTTTTGTTGCAACTGCTGCTGGCTATTAGCGTCATCCTGGGGCTGGCGCGGATCGTAGGGGCGCTCTTTGTGCGGTGCGGGCAGCCGGCGGTGGTGGGGGAAATGGTGGCGGGTATCCTGCTCGGGCCGTCCTTCCTTGGCTGGGTGGCCCCGCAGGTGGCGGCGGGGGTGATTCCCGCGGCGGTGAAGCCGTTTCTCTATGTGCTGGCCGAGATCGGACTGATCTACTTCATGTTCCTCGTCGGGCTGGATGTGAATCTCAAGGTGCTGCGCGGGAAGATGTCGCGGGCGCTGGGGATTTCGCTCTCGGGCGTGGTCGTGCCGTTTTTGCTTAGCTTTGCGTTGTGCCTGGTGGTGATGCCGTTCAATGCCGAGCGCGGGGTGAGCTATGTTTCGCTGGCGGTCTTCATCGGAGCGGCGCTGTCGGTCACGGCGTTTCCCGTGCTGGCGCGGATGCTGTCGGACCTCGGGATCGCGCGGACGCGGCTGGGGAGCATGGCGATCGCGTGTGCGTCGGTGGATGACATTTGCGCGTGGTCGCTGCTGGCGGTGGCGATCGCGGTGGTGAAGCTGCATAATATTGACTCCGCCATCCCGACCTTTGTGGGCATCGTGCTCTTTGCGGCGGCGATGCTAACGATCGGGCGCTGGCTGGCGGGGTGGCTGATGCGGAGATTCGCAGGCTCGTCGGGCAGCGTGACGCCGGGGGTCTTCACGGCGGTGTTTGTGACCGTGCTGCTCTCGGCTTATGCGACGCAGCGCATCGGCATCGACGTGATCTTTGGCGGGTTCCTGGTGGGCGTGATCGTGCCGCGCGACAACGAGGCGGTGACGGCGAGCCTGCGCGAGAAGACGCACGACTTTGTCTCGCTCTTCCTGCTCCCGATTTTCTTCGCCTACAGCGGGCTGAATACGAATATCGGCCTGCTCGGGAGTTGGCAGGCGGCGGGTGTGTGCGTGCTGGTGATCCTGGTGGCGACGCTGGGCAAGTACGGCGGCGTCCTCGTGGCGGCGCGGACTCTGGGCGGCATGCCGCCGCGCGAGGCCTCGGCGCTGGGCTGGCTGATGAATACGCGCGGCCTCACGGAGCTGGTGATCCTCAACGTGGGCCTGCAACTCGGCGTGATCTCCCCGGCGGTCTTCACGATGTTTGTCCTCATGGCGCTGGCCACGACCTTCTTCAGCCCGATCATCCTCGAGCGCGTCTACCCGACCCGGCTGATCCGGGCGGAGGACTAA
- a CDS encoding response regulator: MRDESPARRAPLRLVVIEDQALFRQLTVEVVRSDSRFTVVGEAADGRDGWELCQRTRPDLVILDLNIPEPDGLALCGRLREELSATRVLAVTSYTDALTLTRLQDLGVAGYVEKDQPLETLRQALDALAGGGTFYTRIVAETRRRQQGDPHSFAKVLSSREQEILALVASGLRSREIADRLGLSVRTVEGHRAAIMQKLGVKNLAGLLRFAQALGVKPH; this comes from the coding sequence ATGAGGGACGAGTCACCCGCCCGCCGCGCTCCGCTCCGCCTCGTCGTCATCGAGGACCAGGCGCTCTTTCGCCAGCTCACGGTTGAGGTGGTGCGATCGGACTCGCGCTTCACCGTGGTGGGCGAGGCCGCCGATGGACGCGACGGCTGGGAGCTGTGCCAGCGCACGCGGCCCGACCTCGTCATCCTCGACCTGAACATCCCCGAACCCGACGGCCTCGCGCTCTGCGGGCGGCTGCGGGAGGAGCTCTCCGCTACTCGCGTGCTCGCCGTCACGTCGTACACCGATGCCCTCACCCTCACGCGGTTGCAGGACCTCGGCGTGGCCGGGTACGTGGAAAAGGACCAGCCGCTCGAGACCCTGCGCCAGGCGCTGGACGCCCTCGCCGGGGGAGGGACGTTTTACACCCGCATCGTGGCCGAGACCCGGCGGCGGCAGCAGGGCGACCCGCACTCCTTTGCCAAGGTGCTCAGCAGCCGGGAGCAGGAAATACTCGCCCTCGTCGCGAGCGGGCTGCGCAGCCGCGAGATCGCGGACCGGCTCGGGCTGAGCGTGCGCACGGTCGAGGGGCATCGCGCCGCGATCATGCAAAAGCTCGGGGTGAAAAACCTCGCCGGGCTCCTCCGCTTTGCCCAGGCCCTGGGCGTGAAGCCTCACTGA
- a CDS encoding DUF4041 domain-containing protein gives MTIFLTLLFLALTLTIGVFAFLNSRLKKRLVELKAESDAHDTRSRIEVDAIRIAYENATAQAMAAYEQKVAELDGEAERVRQHYESETRQAIEAARLEAAQAFAELESLRGYATLRDAEADTAAQLSAALSEADALRQEAEALLQRAREGGIQERAAAQARAREIQAQADALLTQATRDAGVIVAEAERRAEQIGGEAYQSLRDKQLLDSAVTAIHNTIEGYGDRYVVPTHSLLDDLAADFGHTAAGEALRAAREQSRRMVLAGEAAACDYADPNRRETAIRFVIDAFNGRVDAILSRSKHDNYGTLEQEIRDAASLVNLNGQAFRNARIFPSYTNARLAELRWAVVVLELKRQEREEQRRIQEQIREEEKARREYERAIQEAAREEEAIRRAMEKARSEVAAASEQERAKLEAELAELNQRLVAAEEKNLRALSMAQQTRSGNVYIISNVGSFGEDVFKIGMTRRLEPLDRVKELGDASVPFEFDVHAMIRSDDAPALERMLHTSFEDFRINKVNFRKEFFRIPLERIRDLVVSEALEATFTLSAEAREYRESVAIARMSPEQRKHYYDTGTLLATPEGDASDE, from the coding sequence ATGACCATCTTTCTCACCCTCCTCTTCCTCGCGCTTACCCTCACCATCGGGGTCTTCGCCTTCCTCAACAGTCGGTTGAAGAAACGCCTCGTCGAGCTGAAGGCCGAGAGCGATGCCCACGACACCCGGTCGCGCATCGAGGTGGATGCCATTCGCATCGCCTATGAAAATGCCACCGCCCAGGCCATGGCCGCGTACGAGCAAAAGGTCGCCGAGTTGGACGGCGAAGCCGAACGCGTCCGCCAGCATTATGAAAGCGAGACCCGCCAGGCCATCGAGGCTGCGAGACTGGAGGCCGCCCAAGCTTTTGCCGAGTTGGAATCCCTGCGTGGGTACGCGACACTCCGCGACGCCGAGGCCGACACCGCGGCACAACTCTCCGCCGCACTCTCCGAGGCCGATGCGCTCCGCCAGGAGGCTGAGGCCCTGCTGCAACGCGCCAGAGAGGGAGGCATCCAGGAGCGGGCCGCCGCCCAGGCTCGCGCCCGGGAAATACAAGCACAAGCCGATGCCCTCCTGACCCAGGCCACCCGCGACGCCGGGGTGATCGTGGCGGAAGCCGAGAGGCGTGCCGAGCAGATCGGCGGCGAGGCCTACCAGTCCCTGCGCGACAAGCAGCTCCTCGACTCTGCCGTCACCGCGATTCACAATACTATCGAGGGCTACGGCGACCGCTATGTCGTCCCGACCCACAGCCTGCTGGACGACCTCGCTGCGGACTTCGGACATACCGCCGCCGGGGAGGCTCTGAGGGCCGCCCGCGAGCAATCAAGACGCATGGTGCTCGCAGGGGAGGCTGCTGCCTGCGACTACGCGGACCCGAACCGCCGCGAGACCGCCATCCGGTTTGTGATCGATGCCTTTAATGGCCGGGTCGACGCGATTCTCTCCCGGAGCAAGCATGATAACTACGGCACCCTCGAGCAGGAAATCCGCGACGCCGCCAGTCTCGTCAACCTGAACGGGCAGGCCTTCCGCAATGCCCGGATTTTCCCCTCCTACACCAACGCCCGGCTGGCCGAGCTTCGCTGGGCCGTCGTTGTGCTGGAGCTCAAAAGGCAGGAGCGCGAGGAGCAGCGCCGCATCCAGGAGCAAATCCGCGAGGAGGAAAAGGCCCGCCGCGAATACGAGCGCGCCATCCAGGAGGCCGCACGGGAAGAAGAAGCCATTCGCCGCGCCATGGAAAAGGCCCGCTCGGAAGTCGCCGCCGCCAGCGAACAGGAACGCGCCAAACTCGAGGCCGAGCTGGCGGAGTTGAACCAGCGCCTCGTCGCAGCCGAGGAGAAAAACCTGCGCGCCCTCTCCATGGCGCAGCAAACCCGCTCCGGCAATGTCTACATCATCTCCAACGTCGGCTCGTTCGGCGAAGATGTCTTCAAGATCGGCATGACACGACGCCTCGAACCTCTCGACCGCGTGAAGGAGCTAGGCGATGCCTCCGTTCCGTTCGAGTTCGACGTCCATGCGATGATCCGCAGCGACGACGCCCCAGCGCTTGAGAGAATGCTCCACACCTCCTTTGAGGACTTCCGCATCAACAAGGTAAATTTCCGCAAAGAGTTCTTCCGCATCCCGCTCGAGCGCATCCGAGATCTCGTAGTGTCCGAAGCGCTCGAGGCAACCTTCACCCTCTCCGCCGAGGCCCGCGAATACCGCGAAAGCGTCGCCATCGCGCGCATGTCTCCCGAACAGCGGAAACACTACTACGACACCGGCACCCTACTCGCCACGCCAGAGGGCGATGCGAGCGACGAGTAA
- a CDS encoding helix-turn-helix domain-containing protein, with protein sequence MVFNIFCEMGDLARNTKQIGAVIRRARKKLGITQKELGEKVGIWQVTVSLIENGESGARIDTLLSILAALDLEFQIVPRSRDLHADIERNF encoded by the coding sequence ATGGTTTTTAATATATTTTGTGAAATGGGAGACCTGGCTAGAAACACCAAACAGATAGGGGCGGTCATTCGGCGAGCGCGTAAGAAGTTGGGAATTACTCAAAAGGAGTTGGGTGAGAAAGTCGGGATCTGGCAGGTGACCGTATCGCTGATAGAAAATGGAGAATCTGGAGCGCGTATTGATACCTTGCTATCGATCCTGGCAGCGCTGGATCTTGAGTTTCAAATTGTGCCTCGGTCTCGCGACCTGCATGCAGATATCGAAAGGAACTTTTAA
- a CDS encoding type II toxin-antitoxin system HipA family toxin has translation MARKHTHLPLRVLLNNAELGFLVKKPGGAIEFRYTEGWLRRKDAIPISLSMPLQEEPFRGDAVSAVFENLLPDSEPLRRRVAERVGARGTDACSLLSKIGRDCVGALQFVSEEVAVDTDTTRIEGEPVTAREIEAMLQNLAEAPLGMDRDRDFRISVAGAQEKTALLFHEGRWWRPRGTTPTTHILKKAMGKLRNGIDLSRSIENEFYCLRVLAAYGLPVNEAKMQTFGKTRALVVTRFDRRWTSDGRLLRLPQEDMCQALSVPPTLKYQSEGGPGMVDILKLLKASNTPEQDIRLFLKAQVLFWLLGATDGHAKNFSIFLGAGGQFQLTPFYDVLSAQPARDAGQILKKEMKLAMAVGRQHYAMGYIEGRHFVQTAEKAGVPASLARDVLDDVAARAGQAGEAVAGDLPRGFPGDIHESVQRGIRDRLGKI, from the coding sequence GTGGCACGCAAACACACTCATTTGCCGCTGCGAGTGTTGCTCAATAATGCTGAGCTTGGGTTTCTCGTAAAGAAACCTGGCGGCGCCATCGAGTTTCGTTACACGGAAGGTTGGTTGCGGCGGAAAGATGCGATTCCCATCTCGCTATCGATGCCATTGCAAGAAGAGCCCTTTCGGGGAGACGCGGTTTCTGCGGTCTTTGAAAATCTGCTGCCGGATTCCGAGCCGCTCCGGCGGAGGGTCGCGGAGCGTGTGGGTGCGCGGGGCACGGATGCCTGCAGCCTGCTGTCGAAAATCGGGCGGGATTGCGTGGGAGCGCTGCAATTTGTTTCCGAGGAGGTGGCAGTCGATACGGATACGACGCGCATCGAGGGCGAGCCGGTGACGGCCCGGGAGATCGAGGCGATGCTGCAGAATCTCGCGGAGGCTCCGCTAGGGATGGATCGGGACCGGGACTTTCGCATTTCCGTGGCAGGGGCGCAGGAAAAGACGGCGCTGCTCTTTCATGAGGGCCGGTGGTGGAGGCCGCGGGGGACCACACCGACGACGCACATCCTGAAAAAGGCGATGGGAAAGCTGCGAAATGGCATCGACCTTTCGCGGAGCATTGAAAACGAGTTTTACTGCCTGCGGGTGCTGGCGGCCTACGGGCTGCCGGTGAATGAGGCGAAGATGCAGACCTTTGGGAAGACGCGGGCGCTGGTGGTGACGCGGTTTGACCGGCGCTGGACGTCGGACGGGCGTCTGCTCCGGCTGCCGCAGGAGGATATGTGCCAGGCGCTCTCCGTCCCTCCGACGCTCAAGTACCAGAGCGAAGGCGGGCCGGGCATGGTGGACATCCTCAAGCTCCTGAAGGCGAGCAATACGCCGGAGCAGGACATACGGCTCTTTCTCAAGGCGCAGGTGCTTTTCTGGCTGCTGGGGGCGACGGATGGACATGCGAAGAACTTCAGCATTTTCCTCGGAGCCGGTGGGCAGTTTCAGCTCACGCCTTTCTACGACGTGCTCTCGGCGCAGCCTGCGCGCGACGCCGGGCAGATTTTGAAAAAGGAGATGAAGCTCGCGATGGCGGTCGGTCGTCAACACTATGCGATGGGCTACATCGAGGGGCGGCATTTTGTGCAGACGGCGGAAAAGGCGGGCGTGCCCGCTTCGCTGGCTCGCGATGTGCTGGACGACGTGGCCGCGAGAGCGGGGCAGGCGGGTGAAGCGGTGGCGGGCGATCTGCCGCGAGGGTTCCCTGGCGACATTCACGAGTCCGTGCAGCGCGGCATACGGGACCGGCTCGGGAAGATTTAG
- a CDS encoding DUF6714 family protein — protein sequence MSDIATLEKRIDLAFPGREKHIDEEDCGELRHAISRLDDASVKKILPALLVDILTVSQSGGSRDDDFVIYFLDGLKLDEANPEERRFRQKLADRTFQSFTKEQRSVISEWLSAVADYEFIKMCEEDYRSAVLYWERARSEIRQ from the coding sequence ATGAGTGACATCGCCACGTTGGAAAAACGAATCGACCTGGCCTTTCCTGGTCGAGAGAAGCATATCGACGAAGAAGACTGCGGAGAATTACGACATGCTATTTCCCGTCTGGATGACGCCTCGGTGAAGAAGATTCTTCCTGCCTTGCTCGTTGATATTCTCACTGTGTCTCAGTCGGGAGGCTCCCGTGACGACGACTTCGTGATTTATTTCCTGGATGGCCTGAAATTGGATGAAGCGAATCCGGAAGAGCGAAGATTTCGTCAGAAGCTGGCAGACCGGACCTTTCAGTCATTCACAAAAGAACAGAGATCGGTCATTTCGGAGTGGCTGAGTGCGGTGGCTGATTACGAGTTCATCAAGATGTGCGAAGAAGACTATCGGTCTGCGGTTTTGTACTGGGAAAGGGCCCGATCGGAGATACGCCAATGA
- a CDS encoding sensor histidine kinase, with translation MTLRRALWNLALAAAAFLLAWVPATLSIPSGALTDVIWPFAGFVLGSVLLWGPRAIPPLMAGEFLVSLAVGSPWWQSLWVATWEVALWGGASAWLMRRVGGYRAGLDSLGAVLGFFLIPLGGCMFLRVALGMYFRVAFGWTTWDHFGGDLLSIWLSVAAGILIVAPVMLAGVEHRGALRSVRPARYGEAVLLWAGLLATAYVLVPAVRQAASLSVLPFLVFPFFIWAALRFGIFGVGMSSLVFGVASFERFFFSGSFPEAPVLREAMLFYQTLLIVASATGLLVAGALADRRRAVEGLEETVAGRTAELRTANDGKDRLLSIIGHDLRAPLYGLVRLSEYLMESAARITPDRLADYAGEMHQSAKGQIEALENLLSWARLRTGQVAYRPETLPVDALLGPVVNLFRLRANLRGITLSLLLPAESTPVSADPEMTRTIVRNLLSNALPACPEQGRVTVEARADGDDLVVAVNNDGLGLTEEEIRQHFDGEADSPRGLGLVLVREFCAVQGARLRVESAPGRGTRVSFRLPLAQ, from the coding sequence ATGACGTTGCGCCGCGCTCTTTGGAATCTCGCCCTGGCGGCGGCGGCGTTTCTGCTGGCCTGGGTGCCCGCGACGCTTTCCATTCCCTCGGGCGCGCTGACGGATGTGATCTGGCCGTTCGCGGGGTTCGTGCTCGGGAGCGTGCTGCTGTGGGGGCCGCGCGCGATCCCTCCGCTGATGGCTGGCGAGTTCCTGGTGTCGCTGGCGGTGGGCTCGCCGTGGTGGCAATCCCTGTGGGTCGCGACCTGGGAGGTGGCGCTGTGGGGAGGCGCGAGCGCGTGGCTCATGCGGCGGGTGGGAGGATATCGCGCGGGGCTGGACAGCCTCGGCGCGGTGCTGGGGTTTTTCCTGATCCCGCTGGGAGGCTGCATGTTTCTGCGCGTCGCCCTGGGCATGTATTTCCGCGTGGCTTTTGGGTGGACGACGTGGGACCACTTTGGCGGCGACCTGCTCTCGATCTGGCTGAGCGTGGCGGCAGGCATCCTGATCGTCGCGCCCGTGATGCTGGCGGGGGTGGAACACCGGGGCGCGCTGCGCTCCGTGCGCCCGGCACGCTACGGCGAGGCCGTGCTGCTCTGGGCGGGGCTGCTCGCCACGGCCTACGTGCTGGTGCCGGCGGTGCGGCAGGCCGCGTCGCTCTCGGTGCTGCCGTTCCTCGTCTTCCCCTTTTTCATCTGGGCTGCGCTGCGGTTCGGCATCTTCGGGGTGGGCATGAGCTCGCTGGTCTTTGGGGTGGCGAGCTTTGAGCGGTTCTTCTTTTCCGGCTCCTTCCCAGAGGCTCCGGTGCTGCGCGAGGCGATGCTGTTTTACCAGACCCTGCTCATCGTGGCCTCGGCGACGGGCCTGCTGGTGGCGGGTGCGCTGGCCGATCGTCGGCGGGCGGTCGAGGGGCTGGAGGAAACCGTCGCCGGGCGCACCGCCGAACTGCGCACCGCGAATGACGGCAAGGACCGCCTCCTTTCCATCATCGGGCACGACCTGCGCGCCCCGCTCTACGGCCTCGTGCGGCTCTCCGAGTACCTCATGGAATCCGCCGCCCGCATCACGCCGGACCGCCTGGCGGATTACGCGGGCGAGATGCACCAGTCGGCCAAGGGCCAGATCGAGGCGCTGGAGAATCTCCTGAGCTGGGCGCGCCTGCGCACGGGCCAGGTGGCGTACCGCCCGGAAACCCTGCCCGTCGACGCCCTGCTCGGCCCGGTGGTGAATCTCTTCCGCCTCCGCGCCAACCTGCGCGGCATCACGCTCTCCCTCCTCCTCCCGGCGGAAAGCACCCCCGTCTCCGCCGATCCCGAGATGACCCGCACCATCGTGCGCAATCTCCTCTCCAACGCCCTCCCCGCCTGCCCGGAGCAGGGTCGCGTGACCGTCGAGGCGCGGGCCGACGGGGATGATCTCGTCGTGGCGGTGAACAACGACGGGCTGGGGCTGACGGAGGAGGAGATACGCCAACACTTCGATGGCGAGGCGGATTCCCCGCGCGGCCTGGGGCTCGTGCTGGTGCGGGAGTTCTGCGCCGTGCAGGGCGCCCGGCTGCGGGTCGAGAGCGCACCGGGGCGCGGCACGCGCGTTTCCTTCCGCCTGCCGCTGGCTCAGTGA